A single Epinephelus lanceolatus isolate andai-2023 chromosome 22, ASM4190304v1, whole genome shotgun sequence DNA region contains:
- the cskmt gene encoding citrate synthase-lysine N-methyltransferase CSKMT, mitochondrial, protein MSPFMKSLTLSGRRFVAACVRHHSSLTTELIENMDKKATWDRFYTENSSRTNTFKNFEWFFGFDAVRDFIMPLLQTKVHPDALLQVLDMGCGTSALGPCIYRHSPLPVRVTCADISPVAVRLMQEHIQAEAIQPLNVSSQLEFVELDCTQLHKHCGFSSVDVIVDKGTTDALLRSKEGRKKASLVLKQCLKVLQSSGSLLQFSDEDPDARLPWLEAEAQEPGLLAADVGVQEVGELRGMLYYCYQVTPRPVV, encoded by the exons ATGTCTCCGTTTATGAAGTCGTTGACATTGTCAGGCAGGAGATTTGTTGCAGCTTGTGTACGGCATCACTCCTCTCTTACAA CTGAGCTGATTGAAAACATGGATAAGAAGGCAACCTGGGACCGCTTCTACACTGAGAACAGCAGCAGGACTAACACCTTCAAAAACTTTGAGTGGTTCTTTGGCTTCGATGCTGTTCGGGACTTTATTATGCCCCTCTTACAGACCAAGGTCCACCCAGATGCTCTGCTCCAAGTCCTGGATATGGGCTGTGGCACTTCAGCTTTGGGGCCCTGTATTTACAGACACTCTCCTCTCCCGGTCCGGGTCACTTGTGCTGACATTTCCCCCGTGGCTGTGCGACTCATGCAAGAACACATCCAAGCCGAAGCCATTCAACCTCTCAATGTTTCTTCTCAGCTTGAGTTTGTAGAGCTGGACTGCACGCAGCTTCACAAGCACTGTGGTTTTAGCAGTGTGGACGTTATAGTTGATAAAGGCACCACAGACGCGTTGTTGAGGTCTAAGGAAGGGAGAAAGAAGGCCAGTCTGGTGTTGAAACAGTGTTTGAAGGTGTTGCAGAGCTCTGGATCTCTGCTCCAGTTCTCGGATGAGGACCCTGATGCAAGGCTGCCGTGGCTGGAGGCTGAGGCACAGGAGCCTGGGCTGTTGGCAGCAGATGTTGGGGTGCAGGAGGTTGGGGAGCTGAGGGGAATGTTGTACTACTGCTACCAAGTGACTCCTCGCCCGGTTGTATAG